A DNA window from Comamonas sp. 26 contains the following coding sequences:
- a CDS encoding aldehyde dehydrogenase family protein — MNQHDLLINGEWTRGASYSPNINPSNLEDVIAEYAQGGAADVDVAVAAATQAFPAWATSNIQVRSDALDKIGNELLARKEELGTLLSREEGKTKTEGVSEVTRAGQIFKFFAGECLRLSGEVLPSVRPGVGIEITREPVGVIGLITPWNFPMAIPAWKIAPALAFGNCVVLKPAELVPASAWALADIIHRSGVPVGVFNLVMGRGSVIGSALVEHSGIHAISFTGSAGVGRHIAARCVATHKKVQLELGGKNPQVVLDDADLSQAVELCVQSSFYSTGQRCTASSRLIVTDGIYPQFIEAMKARMTHIRIGDALDPGTDIGPVSSLSQLEQNLAYVEIGKSEGATLATGGERLKLVNDGYYMSPALFSESSSEMSINNEEIFGPVASVIRVKNYEDALATANDTVFGLASGIATTSLKHATHFKRHSQAGMVMVNLPTAGVDYHVPFGGRKGSSYGPREQGRYSQEFFTVVKTSYTCA, encoded by the coding sequence GTGAATCAGCACGATCTATTGATAAACGGAGAATGGACAAGAGGGGCGAGCTATTCACCGAACATCAACCCCTCCAACCTGGAGGACGTCATCGCTGAATATGCGCAAGGTGGCGCAGCGGATGTCGACGTCGCAGTCGCTGCTGCGACGCAAGCCTTTCCAGCCTGGGCAACCAGCAACATCCAAGTGCGCTCGGACGCGCTGGACAAGATCGGCAATGAACTTCTTGCACGCAAGGAGGAGCTTGGAACGCTACTTTCACGCGAAGAAGGCAAAACCAAGACCGAAGGTGTGAGCGAAGTGACCCGAGCAGGCCAGATCTTCAAGTTCTTTGCTGGCGAGTGCCTTCGGCTTTCTGGGGAGGTGCTGCCTTCGGTACGTCCGGGTGTCGGTATCGAGATTACGCGCGAACCTGTGGGCGTGATCGGCCTCATCACCCCCTGGAACTTTCCGATGGCGATTCCTGCATGGAAGATTGCACCTGCGTTGGCCTTCGGGAACTGTGTGGTTCTCAAGCCAGCCGAACTGGTACCTGCCAGCGCCTGGGCCCTGGCGGACATCATCCACCGCTCCGGCGTACCGGTCGGCGTGTTCAATCTTGTCATGGGCCGCGGCAGCGTGATTGGCAGCGCATTGGTTGAGCACTCAGGCATTCATGCCATCAGCTTCACGGGATCTGCGGGTGTCGGCCGTCATATTGCGGCTCGATGCGTTGCAACTCACAAGAAAGTGCAGTTGGAGTTGGGAGGCAAGAACCCGCAAGTTGTGCTGGATGATGCCGATCTCAGCCAGGCTGTTGAACTATGCGTACAAAGTTCCTTTTACTCGACCGGTCAACGCTGTACCGCTTCGAGCCGTTTGATCGTGACAGATGGCATCTACCCACAGTTCATCGAGGCGATGAAGGCCCGCATGACTCATATCAGGATTGGTGATGCACTTGACCCAGGTACTGACATCGGACCGGTTTCCTCTTTGTCGCAGTTGGAGCAGAACCTCGCTTATGTCGAGATCGGCAAGAGCGAAGGCGCCACTCTGGCAACAGGAGGCGAGCGATTGAAGCTCGTCAACGATGGCTACTACATGTCGCCAGCCTTGTTCAGCGAGTCATCCTCTGAAATGAGCATCAACAACGAGGAAATTTTTGGCCCGGTGGCCAGCGTGATCCGCGTGAAGAACTATGAGGATGCACTGGCCACAGCCAACGATACGGTTTTTGGTCTGGCATCGGGGATCGCCACGACCTCCTTGAAGCACGCAACCCATTTCAAGCGCCATAGCCAAGCCGGGATGGTGATGGTCAACCTGCCCACCGCGGGAGTGGACTATCACGTTCCTTTCGGTGGACGCAAGGGTTCGAGCTATGGGCCCCGCGAACAAGGTCGCTACTCCCAGGAATTTTTCACTGTTGTCAAAACTTCGTACACCTGTGCCTGA